The sequence below is a genomic window from Humulus lupulus chromosome 3, drHumLupu1.1, whole genome shotgun sequence.
ttacggtattaatttcttgctaaacttaactatcttaattaaatataccgataactttttgcagaaacgttctgtggtcaacaaggaaaatagaaggaaactgaaagagcttagctatggaggttctcagtcaatcccagccttacgctataaaaaggttaattaattaattattttttagtttatttttcttatttacgtttaattattaattttataaaaatatatgtacgtgacagcgcaatttagagactgggcaacttgagtccatcccggatagctggatggatactcaccataaatcaggcacagggtgggtgacagagacagccaaaaatacttgggtacgttaagtttttttaaacatttttcaaatttttaattgtttcaaaattttaattacattatacattgtatcacaggaggaattgcgtgcataccgcgacacacagcagacacaggcaactgatactgagagttccacaccagtttcgagtgcgcctgaagatgaagacatatctttggtacaaaatgtcttcggaaaacgacggggccaccagaaaggatatggacgtatccttaacataagggaccgaactccatttgattttcgtccttcacaaactagagatgaagagttgtctgagatgagagagcgtcttcgacagttagaggagcatgtccggactcattgtatcaccccgggatctcaatctgccccaccaccacccgatgatcccgatgttggagcaccgactcagtaggacttatgtatgaattttattacaattg
It includes:
- the LOC133821710 gene encoding uncharacterized protein LOC133821710 — translated: MPGILRGINTSCAKKYSDWKYDIKEHLTINGPQNRYGGCTDTQWQKAIDFFRRPEITKRSVVNKENRRKLKELSYGGSQSIPALRYKKRNLETGQLESIPDSWMDTHHKSGTGWVTETAKNTWEELRAYRDTQQTQATDTESSTPVSSAPEDEDISLVQNVFGKRRGHQKGYGRILNIRDRTPFDFRPSQTRDEELSEMRERLRQLEEHVRTHCITPGSQSAPPPPDDPDVGAPTQ